The following coding sequences are from one Leptolyngbya sp. NIES-3755 window:
- a CDS encoding hypothetical protein (similar to AA sequence:cyanobase_aa:PCC7424_4293): protein MKPNFDEMTREELRAYIFEHREDDEALAALIRRQDPNAVKYTTNDPEEIKEILRKKIAGEI, encoded by the coding sequence ATGAAGCCGAATTTTGACGAAATGACCAGAGAAGAATTGAGAGCGTATATCTTTGAACATCGAGAAGACGACGAAGCACTCGCCGCGCTCATTCGTCGGCAAGATCCGAATGCAGTGAAGTATACGACGAACGACCCCGAAGAAATCAAGGAAATTCTGAGAAAGAAAATCGCGGGTGAAATCTAA
- a CDS encoding putative transposase (similar to AA sequence:cyanobase_aa:tlr1489), whose translation MEKAFRYRLYPTPGQETLLRQTVGCVRLVYNRALSMRTESFYQEQKRIGYLETSAALTQWKKQEDLAFLKDVSSVPLQQTLRHLQTAFTNFFEQRAKYPNFKKKRNGGSATFTKSAFSLKDGQLFMAKSDEPLSIKWSRQLPNNASPSSITIRLTPAGKWFVSILCDVKILPNPKSAKQVGLDMGISSLVTTSNGEKFENPKSLRKAQKKLRRLNKALFRKQKGSNNRRKARIALAKQHEKIANIRQDNLHKITTQLVRENQVIAVETLNVKGMLGNHKLAQAISDASWGEALRQLEYKSNWYGRDLAQIDPWFPSSKRCSNCGHIMSKLPLQIREWDCPSCNTHHDRDENAAKNILAVGHTVSACGATVRPKLSGSGGECDEAGNNSRKAVATRRRRKSSGESPPSEPQSRRLKV comes from the coding sequence ATGGAAAAAGCCTTCCGCTATCGCCTATACCCCACGCCTGGGCAAGAAACATTGCTCAGGCAGACGGTAGGTTGTGTGCGGCTAGTCTATAACCGAGCGCTATCCATGAGAACCGAGTCGTTCTACCAGGAACAAAAACGGATTGGCTATCTGGAAACTTCTGCTGCATTAACCCAGTGGAAGAAGCAGGAAGACCTTGCGTTTCTCAAGGATGTGTCCTCAGTCCCCTTGCAGCAGACCTTGAGACACTTGCAGACTGCGTTCACAAACTTCTTTGAGCAGCGGGCAAAGTATCCCAACTTCAAGAAGAAGCGGAACGGTGGTTCTGCAACGTTTACCAAGTCTGCGTTCAGCCTGAAAGATGGACAACTATTCATGGCGAAGTCGGATGAACCACTCAGTATTAAGTGGTCGCGTCAACTTCCAAACAATGCTAGTCCATCCTCAATCACCATCAGGCTGACTCCTGCGGGCAAATGGTTTGTGTCGATTCTGTGTGATGTGAAGATTCTGCCCAATCCTAAATCAGCCAAGCAAGTGGGTTTGGATATGGGGATCTCCTCGCTGGTGACGACGAGTAACGGTGAGAAGTTTGAGAATCCGAAGTCACTCAGAAAGGCGCAGAAAAAGCTCAGACGATTGAACAAGGCGCTCTTCCGAAAGCAGAAAGGCTCGAACAATCGTCGCAAAGCCAGAATTGCTTTAGCAAAACAGCACGAGAAGATTGCCAACATTCGTCAAGACAATCTGCATAAGATCACGACTCAACTGGTGCGCGAAAACCAAGTCATTGCGGTTGAGACGTTGAACGTCAAAGGAATGTTAGGCAATCACAAGTTAGCTCAAGCGATTAGTGATGCCAGTTGGGGGGAAGCGTTACGCCAGTTGGAATACAAGTCGAACTGGTACGGACGGGATCTTGCTCAAATTGACCCATGGTTTCCAAGCTCTAAACGATGCTCCAACTGTGGGCACATCATGAGCAAACTGCCGTTACAGATTCGGGAATGGGATTGTCCAAGTTGCAACACCCACCACGACCGAGACGAAAATGCGGCAAAAAACATTTTGGCGGTAGGACATACCGTGTCAGCCTGTGGAGCGACTGTCAGACCAAAGCTCTCTGGGAGTGGAGGCGAGTGCGATGAAGCAGGAAACAACAGTCGCAAGGCTGTAGCGACTCGGAGGCGACGCAAAAGCTCCGGGGAATCCCCACCTTCAGAACCGCAGAGCCGTAGGCTCAAGGTTTAA